The following coding sequences are from one Candidatus Methylacidiphilales bacterium window:
- a CDS encoding LysM peptidoglycan-binding domain-containing protein: MNEGMNNNPSSPKTAASPMLSKVFLWVLAAHIVVIVCFCAYHLLRGNSEKKTSPETAVTENAQDAASTAPSAPAAPAEQPTVETDQPANQQAAAAPVHSPQETGANGMSMPSTSDPIWNNAAQEPPAVPPGKAQKHVQAANTVEQTARTEAPAPATEGSGSYTVQKGDSLSKIAKKHGVTVASLKTGNNLSSDHLKIGQVLNIPGASASSASAPTEAAAKGTTEHVARAAVANSTVGYKSYKVAKGDTLWKIAKNFKAKPAEIAKLNGISDPSKLKVGMRIKVPAAAGRETASPVEQPARTVIQNTDVAMIPAKKD, encoded by the coding sequence ATGAACGAAGGAATGAACAACAACCCAAGCAGTCCAAAAACCGCGGCCAGCCCGATGCTGTCCAAGGTATTCTTGTGGGTGCTGGCGGCGCACATCGTTGTGATCGTGTGCTTCTGCGCCTACCATTTGTTAAGAGGAAATAGCGAAAAGAAAACCAGCCCGGAAACCGCCGTGACGGAGAATGCGCAGGACGCGGCGTCAACCGCGCCATCCGCGCCTGCGGCCCCGGCCGAGCAGCCAACCGTTGAAACGGACCAGCCCGCAAACCAGCAGGCCGCTGCCGCCCCGGTGCATTCACCGCAGGAAACGGGGGCCAACGGCATGAGCATGCCCTCCACCAGCGATCCGATCTGGAATAACGCGGCGCAGGAGCCGCCTGCCGTGCCTCCGGGCAAGGCCCAGAAACATGTGCAGGCTGCCAATACAGTGGAACAAACGGCGCGCACAGAAGCCCCGGCGCCGGCAACGGAAGGAAGCGGAAGTTATACGGTGCAAAAAGGCGACTCGCTCAGCAAGATCGCCAAAAAACATGGCGTGACCGTGGCATCCTTGAAAACCGGCAACAACCTGTCTTCCGACCATTTGAAGATCGGCCAGGTGCTGAATATCCCGGGCGCGAGCGCCTCGTCTGCGTCCGCGCCAACCGAGGCAGCGGCGAAAGGGACGACCGAGCATGTGGCGCGCGCCGCCGTGGCCAACAGCACCGTCGGGTACAAGAGCTACAAGGTGGCGAAGGGCGACACCCTGTGGAAAATTGCGAAGAACTTCAAGGCAAAGCCCGCGGAAATCGCCAAGCTGAACGGGATCAGCGATCCTTCCAAGCTCAAGGTTGGAATGCGGATCAAGGTTCCCGCGGCGGCGGGGCGTGAAACCGCCAGCCCTGTGGAGCAGCCTGCGCGGACGGTGATCCAGAACACGGATGTCGCAATGATTCCGGCAAAAAAAGATTGA
- a CDS encoding DUF1343 domain-containing protein: MRNGAGRMPALREIICRSLAAAALLLWFSPLNVDASVSLGIDNFQAQGFPGLEGKRVGLVTNPSGVNAAGVSTIQVLERSGKVRLVALFGPEHGLYGTVKAGDAVANQRDPATGLPVYSLFGDTRKPTPQMLQGLDVLVYDLQDIGVRSYTFISTLGLVMQAAAEQGIEVVILDRPNPLGGIRIEGGGVSPGHNSFVGQYDIPYVYGLTPGELAWWINERWLAKPCRLKIFKMSGWTRSMTWDRTGLKWVPTSPNIPRADCAFGYVATGLLGDLGVTNGANVSSYPFEVVADQNLDPVAFTRRFNALGLPGVYGDPFSFYPTAGKFKTVQFRGLRLAIDPQARTNLLSVNFQILDLLRELRPDKNYFAAAAPDSIVLFDKINGGPGNRLAWTAGRNASDLMRTWQAREIQWRVERQKFLLYP, encoded by the coding sequence ATGCGCAACGGTGCGGGCAGGATGCCCGCGCTCCGGGAGATCATTTGTCGTTCCCTGGCTGCCGCAGCGCTACTCCTGTGGTTTTCCCCCCTGAATGTGGATGCATCCGTCAGTCTGGGGATTGACAATTTTCAGGCGCAGGGCTTTCCGGGTTTGGAGGGGAAGCGTGTTGGCCTGGTGACCAATCCTTCAGGAGTGAATGCAGCCGGAGTTTCGACTATCCAGGTATTGGAGCGTTCCGGCAAGGTGCGCCTGGTAGCCTTGTTCGGTCCGGAACACGGACTTTATGGAACTGTAAAAGCGGGGGACGCCGTTGCCAATCAAAGAGACCCCGCCACCGGGCTGCCGGTGTATTCTTTGTTTGGCGACACGCGCAAGCCGACTCCGCAGATGCTGCAGGGATTGGATGTCCTGGTCTATGATCTGCAGGACATCGGGGTGAGAAGCTATACATTCATCAGCACGCTGGGTCTGGTGATGCAGGCGGCGGCCGAGCAGGGCATTGAAGTCGTAATCCTGGACCGGCCCAACCCACTGGGAGGAATCCGCATCGAGGGCGGCGGGGTGAGTCCGGGGCACAATTCCTTCGTCGGGCAGTATGACATCCCTTATGTCTATGGGTTGACGCCAGGCGAGCTGGCATGGTGGATCAATGAACGCTGGCTGGCAAAACCCTGCCGCTTGAAGATTTTTAAAATGAGCGGATGGACCCGTTCCATGACATGGGACAGGACCGGGTTGAAATGGGTGCCGACCTCGCCCAACATTCCGCGCGCGGATTGCGCGTTTGGGTATGTCGCTACCGGCTTGTTGGGTGATCTGGGAGTGACCAACGGCGCCAATGTTTCCAGCTACCCGTTTGAAGTCGTTGCCGACCAGAATCTGGACCCGGTTGCTTTCACGCGTCGGTTCAACGCCCTGGGCCTGCCCGGCGTTTACGGCGACCCGTTTTCATTTTATCCCACTGCGGGAAAATTCAAAACCGTACAGTTCCGGGGGCTGCGCCTGGCGATTGACCCGCAGGCCCGGACGAACTTGCTGTCGGTCAATTTCCAGATCCTGGATTTGTTGCGGGAGCTGCGGCCTGACAAAAATTATTTTGCCGCGGCTGCGCCGGATTCCATTGTGTTGTTCGACAAAATCAACGGCGGCCCGGGCAACCGCCTGGCCTGGACCGCCGGGCGGAATGCGTCGGACTTGATGCGGACCTGGCAGGCCCGGGAAATCCAGTGGCGCGTTGAACGGCAAAAGTTTTTGCTGTATCCATAA
- a CDS encoding putative peptidoglycan glycosyltransferase FtsW: MSRNSAYILFGSVLALISIGLVILTSVSVFAPHNHGNPNYFVIRQAAFLGVGILACGVMARWDYHHWVRFAWAGLIAALLLMGACFLPGIGAGKINGAYRWLQLGFTQIRLQPVELAKLALVASIAWWFGVKEGDPQKFVKGMLAPLGIMCAVVLMCVLQQDLGTSALLIVIVFLMLFVAGARMQYIAPLPVVGFLVILFIALTIPQRVQRLTAFLDPEAHKNDSGGQVWNALVAFGSGGMSGLGLGEGVQKMRYLPEAHTDFIFPNIGEELGLIVTLSVVLCFLLLALSGGCISCHAPDSSGVLLGVGATALICLQAAMNMAVVTSLMPPKGIGLPFISYGGSNLVLCLALVGILFNIHSQAIFEKKKSRGCLPPVVTARM; this comes from the coding sequence ATGTCGAGGAATAGCGCTTACATTTTGTTTGGGTCGGTCCTGGCCCTGATTTCGATTGGGCTGGTCATATTGACCAGTGTAAGCGTTTTTGCGCCTCACAACCATGGCAACCCGAATTATTTTGTCATCCGCCAGGCGGCCTTTCTGGGTGTTGGAATCCTGGCCTGCGGAGTGATGGCCCGGTGGGATTATCATCACTGGGTGCGGTTTGCCTGGGCCGGTTTGATTGCGGCGTTGTTGCTCATGGGGGCCTGCTTCCTTCCGGGGATCGGGGCCGGTAAAATCAACGGCGCCTACCGCTGGCTGCAGCTTGGATTTACCCAAATCCGGCTTCAGCCGGTGGAATTGGCGAAGCTGGCCCTGGTTGCCTCGATCGCCTGGTGGTTCGGCGTCAAAGAAGGCGATCCGCAGAAGTTTGTAAAGGGAATGCTGGCGCCGCTGGGAATCATGTGCGCCGTGGTTCTCATGTGCGTTTTACAGCAGGACCTGGGTACCAGCGCATTGCTCATCGTGATTGTGTTCCTGATGTTGTTTGTTGCCGGCGCCCGCATGCAGTATATAGCGCCTCTGCCGGTGGTGGGCTTTTTGGTCATACTTTTTATTGCCCTTACGATTCCGCAACGTGTCCAGCGGCTGACGGCATTTTTGGACCCGGAAGCGCATAAAAATGACAGCGGCGGACAGGTATGGAATGCGCTGGTGGCGTTCGGCTCCGGCGGCATGAGCGGGCTCGGGCTGGGCGAGGGGGTGCAAAAGATGCGCTACCTTCCGGAGGCGCACACGGATTTCATTTTTCCGAACATCGGCGAGGAGCTCGGTTTGATTGTGACCTTGAGCGTGGTGTTGTGTTTCCTTTTGTTGGCGCTTTCGGGTGGGTGTATTTCCTGCCATGCGCCCGATTCGTCCGGGGTGCTTCTGGGCGTGGGCGCGACGGCGCTCATCTGCCTGCAGGCGGCCATGAACATGGCGGTGGTGACGTCCCTCATGCCTCCGAAGGGAATCGGACTGCCGTTCATCAGTTATGGCGGTTCCAATTTGGTGCTTTGCCTGGCGCTTGTGGGAATCCTGTTCAACATCCACAGCCAGGCGATTTTTGAAAAAAAGAAAAGCCGGGGTTGTTTGCCTCCGGTTGTGACGGCGAGGATGTAA
- a CDS encoding D-alanine--D-alanine ligase, with protein MNAGNKKIVLLKGGISAEREVSLRTGAAVAAALSSLQYKVSEIDVTARDFKIEAGALAVYICLHGTFGEDGELQSRLEREGLNFTGSGSRACQNAFDKLKTKRLFHEHGVPTPRGGPWKPGEHCPIPCVLKPVSEGSSVGVSIVRLESELAPAVAASARLDKPMMAEELVEGREVTVGILGDRALPLVEIRPHSGFFDYRNKYTAGMTEHICPAVFDENTTLAAQEAALAAHAALGCRVYSRVDVIIKPDGSPVVLEVNTIPGMTEISLLPEAARAAGIGFAQLCEKILNLSLEERP; from the coding sequence ATGAACGCTGGAAACAAAAAGATCGTACTCTTGAAAGGCGGGATATCCGCCGAGCGGGAGGTGTCCCTGCGGACCGGCGCGGCGGTGGCGGCTGCCCTTAGTTCGCTCCAGTATAAAGTCAGTGAAATTGACGTCACGGCGAGGGACTTTAAAATCGAGGCCGGCGCGCTGGCTGTCTATATCTGCCTGCACGGCACCTTTGGCGAGGACGGGGAGCTCCAGTCCCGCCTGGAGCGCGAAGGTTTGAATTTCACGGGATCGGGTTCGCGCGCCTGCCAGAATGCGTTTGATAAACTGAAAACGAAAAGATTGTTCCATGAGCACGGGGTGCCGACGCCCCGGGGCGGCCCCTGGAAGCCGGGGGAACACTGCCCGATTCCCTGCGTACTGAAACCCGTTTCCGAAGGTTCGAGTGTCGGCGTCTCGATTGTGAGGCTGGAGAGCGAGTTGGCGCCTGCGGTTGCGGCTTCCGCCAGGCTGGACAAGCCCATGATGGCTGAAGAGCTGGTCGAGGGCCGCGAAGTGACAGTCGGCATTTTGGGAGACCGGGCGTTGCCTCTGGTTGAGATACGCCCGCACAGCGGATTTTTTGATTACAGGAACAAATACACGGCCGGGATGACGGAACATATTTGCCCGGCGGTGTTTGATGAAAATACCACACTGGCCGCTCAGGAAGCGGCTTTGGCGGCCCATGCGGCCCTGGGATGCCGTGTTTATTCAAGGGTGGATGTCATCATCAAGCCGGATGGCAGCCCTGTGGTGCTTGAGGTCAACACCATCCCGGGCATGACGGAAATCAGCCTGCTGCCCGAGGCGGCGCGTGCGGCTGGAATCGGGTTTGCGCAGTTGTGTGAAAAAATCCTGAACCTTTCGCTGGAGGAACGGCCATGA
- the murC gene encoding UDP-N-acetylmuramate--L-alanine ligase produces the protein MSSDSKVSEAARLLEEPGAAFHLAGISGSGMIGIARLLLDRGCAVSGSDLRKGSQIPDMEKLGLKFFHEHADANLGKARALVYSSAVRPDNAERKAAAERGIPEFKRAEMLAALCRGRKLNVVSGTHGKTTTALLLAQIFKSDGRDPGYYIGADVPSLPSSAAWGSGREMVIEADESDGTLDCYDPSSVLILNIEGDHLDHYGDLEHIRNAFVQLARKAKDEVVVCKDDPVCRRMASELPGIVTYSINEAADYQADGIRLEAGGSVFRVRERGTELGELRLTLPGRHNISNALGALALARLTGVDFDACRKALGSVRGAGRRFDILYADEDYMVVDDYAHHPSEIRATLAAAGSYGKKRILAAFQPHRYSRSYHLKNEFAGAFTAADRVFLTDIYSAGEAPIEGVSGPAFAEAVRQGEGGRVAYSETLKDLKTELSVNLEPGDCVLTMGAGNIHEVAEELSRDLRLFKMIGSLAGEQSVLKAYEPMSRHTTLRVGGPAQIWFEPSDETVLSKVAVFCRREGVPVTLVGRGSNLLVLDHGIRGVCIHLGRPEFSRIRIEGESIYAGAGARLKQIVYEARKACLGGLEFMEGIPGNLGGALRMNAGAMQSSLFEMVERVRYLNPEGKVCEAPREEIDVRYRSVPFLESSIALGAWLKGVPKEGAAIAETLNSFSQKRWSSQPAAPSAGCTFKNPGQIPAGRLIDELGLKDTCCGGARISAVHANFIVNDGKATGSDVLRLIETVKRKAKAERGIDLELEVIVLGE, from the coding sequence ATGTCCTCTGATTCCAAGGTGAGCGAGGCGGCGCGGCTGTTGGAAGAGCCGGGCGCGGCATTTCATCTGGCCGGAATTTCCGGTAGTGGAATGATAGGTATCGCGCGGCTGCTTTTGGACAGGGGCTGTGCGGTGTCGGGGTCCGACCTTCGCAAAGGCAGCCAGATTCCCGACATGGAAAAGCTCGGGCTCAAATTTTTCCACGAACACGCGGACGCGAACCTGGGCAAGGCCAGGGCTCTGGTTTATTCATCGGCCGTCCGCCCTGACAATGCCGAGCGCAAGGCCGCGGCTGAACGCGGCATTCCGGAGTTCAAGCGGGCGGAAATGCTGGCGGCATTGTGCCGGGGCCGCAAATTGAACGTGGTGAGCGGCACGCATGGGAAGACCACCACCGCGTTGCTTCTGGCGCAAATCTTCAAATCCGACGGGCGCGATCCCGGGTACTATATTGGCGCGGACGTGCCTTCGCTGCCGTCCAGCGCGGCATGGGGAAGCGGGCGGGAGATGGTCATTGAGGCGGATGAAAGCGATGGAACCCTCGATTGCTACGACCCTTCCTCGGTTCTGATCCTGAATATTGAGGGAGACCATCTGGATCACTATGGCGATTTGGAACACATACGGAATGCGTTTGTCCAGTTGGCGCGGAAAGCGAAGGACGAGGTGGTCGTTTGCAAGGATGATCCCGTTTGCCGCCGGATGGCCTCCGAGTTGCCCGGGATTGTGACCTATTCCATAAACGAAGCGGCGGACTATCAAGCGGATGGAATCCGGCTGGAAGCCGGAGGCTCCGTTTTCAGGGTGCGTGAGCGCGGGACTGAGCTTGGAGAACTGCGTTTGACGCTGCCGGGCCGGCATAATATCAGCAATGCGCTGGGCGCGCTGGCGCTTGCCCGGCTGACTGGCGTGGATTTCGACGCCTGCCGTAAAGCGCTCGGATCGGTGCGCGGAGCGGGTCGGCGCTTTGACATTCTTTATGCGGACGAGGACTACATGGTGGTGGATGATTACGCCCATCATCCGTCGGAAATCCGCGCGACGCTGGCAGCAGCAGGAAGTTATGGGAAAAAGCGGATTTTGGCCGCATTCCAACCCCACCGCTACTCGCGCTCGTATCATTTGAAGAACGAATTTGCAGGCGCATTCACCGCCGCCGACCGGGTTTTCCTGACCGACATTTATTCCGCAGGCGAGGCCCCGATTGAAGGAGTCAGCGGGCCGGCATTTGCGGAAGCGGTACGCCAGGGCGAGGGAGGCCGTGTCGCCTATTCCGAGACCTTGAAGGATTTAAAAACCGAGCTGAGCGTGAATTTGGAACCGGGCGACTGCGTATTGACGATGGGAGCCGGGAATATCCATGAAGTGGCTGAAGAACTGTCGCGCGACCTGCGTTTGTTCAAAATGATTGGCAGCCTGGCAGGTGAGCAGTCGGTGTTGAAAGCGTACGAGCCGATGAGCAGGCACACAACGCTGCGTGTGGGCGGGCCGGCGCAGATTTGGTTTGAGCCCTCGGACGAAACGGTGTTGTCAAAAGTGGCCGTATTTTGCCGCAGGGAAGGCGTACCGGTGACATTGGTGGGAAGGGGGAGTAATTTGCTGGTGCTGGACCACGGGATCCGGGGGGTGTGCATCCATTTGGGGCGGCCTGAATTCAGCCGGATCCGGATTGAAGGGGAAAGCATCTATGCCGGCGCGGGGGCCAGGTTGAAGCAGATTGTGTACGAGGCCAGGAAGGCCTGCCTGGGCGGCTTGGAATTCATGGAAGGCATCCCGGGAAATCTTGGAGGCGCTTTGCGGATGAATGCGGGCGCCATGCAATCCTCCTTGTTTGAAATGGTGGAGCGGGTCCGTTATCTAAACCCGGAAGGAAAGGTTTGCGAGGCGCCGCGCGAGGAAATCGACGTTCGTTACCGTTCCGTGCCGTTTTTGGAAAGCAGCATTGCCCTGGGGGCCTGGTTGAAAGGGGTTCCAAAAGAGGGCGCTGCGATAGCCGAGACCCTCAATTCGTTCAGCCAAAAACGGTGGAGCTCGCAGCCTGCGGCGCCGAGCGCGGGCTGCACCTTTAAAAATCCCGGACAGATTCCGGCGGGCAGGCTGATTGATGAACTGGGGCTGAAGGACACATGTTGCGGAGGGGCTCGAATTTCTGCTGTACATGCCAATTTTATTGTGAATGATGGTAAAGCAACGGGTTCGGACGTGCTTCGTTTGATAGAGACAGTAAAGCGCAAAGCAAAGGCCGAGCGGGGAATCGATCTGGAACTGGAAGTGATTGTGTTAGGTGAGTGA
- the ftsA gene encoding cell division protein FtsA, which translates to MFWKKKESYALTAVDVGTSKVAVAVGELRPDGSLVLLGVGEAPASGIRKGEIIDFQLAQQAIEEALEDAEVKTECMIQYVYLSLTGMHFEPKTIRLKTAIDSEDHLITPEHIGRLDEELENYAIPSEHEIIHSAVQHYYLDNGLVCSDPLGLSSRTLEASYHIVHGLRTRLETLFRCVMELDIKVVHYALSSYATSQAVLSKSQKDLGAVVIDMGSGVTDYLVYVDGAVVHTGVLAVGGDHVTQDVALGLKLPFQRAEQLKVRHGNLFVDTGRPNEKILIEKDVNFDERSVYAESLTKIMHARVKETLELVSEEIEAKGLWPQMAGKVYITGGASKVGGLARLAEQVFPAPVQLVHEFSLEGDQTYNRRPDLSTVLGLLRYARHYDLQHSKPSGFERLRHSVQDVLASMRLF; encoded by the coding sequence ATGTTTTGGAAGAAAAAAGAAAGTTACGCGCTGACCGCGGTCGATGTGGGCACGAGCAAGGTGGCGGTCGCGGTTGGTGAATTAAGGCCTGACGGTTCGCTGGTGTTGCTTGGCGTGGGGGAAGCCCCGGCCAGCGGAATCCGGAAGGGGGAAATCATTGATTTTCAACTGGCGCAACAGGCGATTGAGGAGGCATTGGAAGACGCCGAGGTAAAAACCGAGTGCATGATCCAATATGTCTATCTCAGTTTGACGGGGATGCATTTTGAGCCCAAGACGATCCGGCTGAAGACCGCCATCGATTCGGAGGATCATTTGATCACGCCGGAGCATATCGGGCGTTTGGACGAGGAACTGGAGAATTATGCGATCCCCTCGGAGCACGAGATCATTCACAGCGCGGTGCAGCATTATTATTTGGACAACGGGCTGGTTTGTTCCGATCCGCTGGGCCTGAGTTCCCGGACGCTGGAGGCGAGCTATCATATTGTCCACGGGTTGCGCACGCGCCTGGAAACCCTTTTCCGCTGCGTCATGGAGCTGGACATCAAGGTTGTGCACTACGCCCTGTCCTCCTATGCCACATCTCAGGCCGTACTGAGCAAGTCGCAAAAGGATCTGGGCGCCGTGGTGATCGACATGGGCTCGGGCGTCACGGATTACCTGGTGTATGTGGACGGCGCAGTGGTTCATACCGGGGTGCTCGCGGTGGGAGGAGACCATGTGACGCAGGATGTTGCGCTGGGCTTGAAGCTTCCGTTTCAACGGGCCGAGCAGTTGAAGGTCCGGCATGGAAACCTGTTTGTGGATACCGGCCGTCCGAACGAGAAAATCCTGATTGAAAAGGATGTCAATTTTGACGAGCGCTCGGTTTATGCCGAATCCCTCACCAAAATCATGCATGCGAGGGTGAAAGAAACGCTGGAACTGGTTTCCGAGGAGATCGAAGCCAAGGGGCTGTGGCCGCAGATGGCCGGAAAAGTTTATATAACAGGCGGGGCTTCGAAAGTCGGAGGCCTGGCCCGGCTGGCGGAGCAGGTTTTCCCCGCCCCGGTGCAACTGGTCCATGAGTTTTCGCTTGAAGGCGACCAGACCTACAATCGGCGCCCGGATCTTTCGACGGTACTGGGTTTGTTGCGGTATGCCCGGCATTATGACCTGCAACACTCCAAACCCAGCGGCTTTGAGCGGCTGCGCCACTCGGTGCAGGACGTTCTGGCGTCCATGCGATTGTTCTAA
- a CDS encoding FtsQ-type POTRA domain-containing protein, translated as MSRRLGMRRGGRRNILHVEVQKRSQSKKMYLRGILFSALFAILAVVGTGAYFASERVIDAAFFKNQDFQLRTINIKVQGAVTRAEVLQASGIELGQNLMTLDLDGIRERLTRMSYVESVRVERQLPSTLKITIEERQPVARIRPYSREGNQLAVSVYYVDAQGYIMKPKAGEKLKPLPELMGVESDQIQEGQKTDRYEIISALNLLRLADYSALRSELDLTQIYVQSKGYLILRTQSQGQIRFRTGYLDQQIVRLQYIMDKAHQMGAVVRTVDLAPERNVPVTFFN; from the coding sequence ATGAGCAGGCGCCTTGGAATGAGACGGGGAGGGCGGCGGAACATTCTGCATGTGGAAGTGCAAAAGCGCAGCCAGTCGAAAAAGATGTACTTGCGCGGGATACTGTTCTCCGCGCTGTTTGCCATACTCGCTGTGGTGGGAACGGGGGCGTATTTTGCGTCCGAGCGCGTGATTGATGCGGCCTTTTTCAAAAACCAGGATTTTCAACTGCGCACAATCAATATCAAGGTGCAGGGCGCTGTGACGCGGGCGGAGGTGCTGCAGGCTTCGGGGATCGAACTGGGGCAGAATCTGATGACTCTGGATCTGGATGGGATCCGCGAGCGCTTGACCCGGATGTCGTATGTGGAATCGGTCCGCGTGGAGCGGCAGCTTCCCTCGACGCTGAAGATCACGATAGAAGAGCGCCAGCCGGTTGCCCGCATCCGCCCGTATTCCAGGGAGGGAAACCAGCTTGCGGTGTCGGTGTATTATGTCGATGCCCAGGGATACATCATGAAGCCGAAAGCGGGGGAAAAGTTGAAGCCGCTGCCGGAACTGATGGGAGTGGAATCCGACCAGATCCAGGAGGGGCAAAAAACCGACCGTTATGAAATCATCAGCGCCCTCAACCTGCTGAGGCTGGCGGACTATTCCGCGCTGAGGAGCGAACTGGATTTGACGCAGATTTATGTGCAGAGCAAGGGATACCTGATTCTTCGCACGCAAAGCCAGGGGCAGATCCGATTCCGGACGGGCTACCTGGACCAGCAAATTGTGCGTTTGCAATATATCATGGACAAGGCCCATCAGATGGGCGCAGTGGTGAGGACGGTGGATCTGGCGCCGGAACGGAATGTGCCGGTCACTTTTTTTAACTAA
- a CDS encoding UDP-N-acetylglucosamine--N-acetylmuramyl-(pentapeptide) pyrophosphoryl-undecaprenol N-acetylglucosamine transferase: MARIGIACGGTGGHLYPGLAVAEILAGMGHEVRLYVSMKDIDRKILSRNPEFPSVPLPTIGWPGLGLKIFRFGAKFFEACRLSSSEIRNEKLAAVLGMGGFTSAPLILSASRSKVPTLLHESNAIPGKVTRWLSSKAGKVLLGFAECGDWLPEGRTVLTGTPVRSSLRRVERKAAASFWDLDPGKFTIGIIGGSQGAQGLNRLVILAMPYWEDLRDRVQFIHLTGPQECELLQANYRRNSLEASVLPFCSVMENLYSAADLVIGRSGAASLAEISLFGLASILVPYPHAAEDHQSKNASIYSDAGAARVVHEGNGSERRLAEEACLLFNNRNLLEKLAGKAGFLNPPHAARRVAEEVQNVL, encoded by the coding sequence ATGGCAAGAATTGGCATCGCATGCGGCGGGACCGGAGGCCACCTGTATCCCGGCCTGGCGGTCGCGGAAATCCTGGCCGGCATGGGGCACGAGGTGCGGTTGTATGTTTCGATGAAGGACATCGACCGCAAGATCCTTTCGCGCAATCCGGAATTTCCAAGCGTGCCGCTGCCGACAATAGGCTGGCCGGGCCTCGGCTTGAAAATATTCCGCTTTGGCGCCAAATTTTTTGAAGCCTGTCGGTTGTCGTCATCCGAAATTCGCAATGAGAAATTGGCGGCCGTGCTTGGAATGGGCGGATTCACCAGCGCGCCGCTGATCCTCAGCGCCTCGCGTTCAAAGGTCCCGACCCTGCTTCATGAATCCAATGCCATACCGGGCAAGGTGACGCGCTGGCTTTCCAGCAAGGCGGGCAAAGTTTTGTTGGGCTTTGCGGAATGCGGGGACTGGCTTCCTGAAGGCAGGACCGTCCTGACAGGAACGCCTGTGCGCAGTTCTCTGCGGCGAGTGGAGCGGAAGGCTGCCGCATCCTTCTGGGATTTGGACCCGGGTAAATTCACCATCGGGATTATCGGGGGCAGCCAGGGTGCGCAGGGTTTGAATCGCCTGGTGATTCTTGCGATGCCCTACTGGGAAGATTTGCGGGACCGTGTGCAATTCATCCATTTGACCGGGCCGCAGGAATGTGAGTTGTTGCAGGCCAATTATCGGCGCAACAGCCTGGAGGCATCGGTGTTGCCGTTTTGCTCCGTGATGGAAAATTTATACAGTGCGGCGGATCTGGTGATCGGACGCTCGGGCGCGGCCTCGCTTGCAGAAATCAGCCTTTTTGGGCTGGCTTCAATCCTGGTTCCCTACCCCCATGCGGCCGAGGATCACCAGTCGAAAAATGCCTCCATTTACTCGGATGCCGGAGCAGCAAGGGTTGTGCACGAGGGCAATGGATCGGAACGCCGGCTTGCCGAGGAAGCCTGTCTTTTATTCAATAACCGCAATCTGCTGGAGAAACTGGCGGGGAAGGCGGGTTTTCTGAATCCGCCTCATGCGGCCCGCAGGGTGGCCGAGGAGGTCCAGAATGTCCTCTGA